A section of the Spirosoma pollinicola genome encodes:
- a CDS encoding FMN-binding negative transcriptional regulator — MYTPKTFQETDRDTLFQFIRDNSFALLISTGNDGIPVATHLPIELLPSTDGQFHLVGHLAKANPHWKLLTGQTPALAVFSGAHSYISSSWYDHVNVPTWNYLSVHVTGRTTLLTDDQTLDFLRKQVDKYEVRSACPVSVDSMTEAYVRKEMRGVVAFSMTLDSIQGTAKLSQNRDDKNYRNIITELRHTGDENAEKMAAEMVSRRPASDSEPAGVGPMGKLPSSDQ; from the coding sequence ATGTACACGCCCAAAACCTTTCAGGAAACTGACCGCGATACATTATTTCAGTTTATACGGGATAACTCATTTGCGTTACTAATATCCACCGGCAATGATGGCATTCCGGTAGCTACCCACCTTCCTATTGAGCTGCTACCCAGCACCGACGGGCAATTTCACTTGGTTGGGCACCTCGCAAAAGCCAACCCACACTGGAAGTTGTTGACGGGTCAAACGCCCGCCCTGGCTGTATTCTCGGGTGCTCACAGCTACATATCATCCTCCTGGTACGATCACGTTAACGTACCGACCTGGAATTATCTCTCGGTACATGTTACCGGCCGAACCACCCTTTTGACCGACGACCAAACGCTGGACTTCTTGCGAAAACAAGTCGACAAATATGAAGTCCGTTCGGCCTGTCCCGTTTCGGTCGATAGCATGACGGAGGCTTATGTCCGAAAAGAAATGCGGGGTGTTGTCGCCTTCAGTATGACCCTCGACAGTATTCAGGGCACGGCCAAACTCAGCCAGAACCGCGACGATAAAAACTACCGGAACATCATTACCGAGCTGCGTCACACAGGCGATGAAAATGCGGAGAAAATGGCCGCTGAAATGGTATCGAGACGGCCCGCATCTGACAGTGAGCCCGCAGGTGTTGGCCCAATGGGCAAACTGCCTTCATCAGACCAGTAA